From Triticum urartu cultivar G1812 chromosome 2, Tu2.1, whole genome shotgun sequence, a single genomic window includes:
- the LOC125533707 gene encoding benzyl alcohol O-benzoyltransferase-like yields MAATSLAFVARRGEPELVAPAGPTPRELKRLSDLDDQESLRFYRSGIYFYRGCPSRARADPARVVRDGLAAALVHYYPIAGRLRELPGRKLAVDCTGEGVWFVEADADVALDEFGDTLCPPVPCAGQLLCLPESNCAVVVDRPLLYVQVTRLRCGGFVFGIQVCHNLMDAPGVTQFLQAVGELAGGMEAPSVRPVWARELLDARDPPCPSYQHPEYELAADAANDRLRPGAELVHRAFLFGPKELSSLRDQLPPRMRLRCSRFLLLSAFAWRCRTAALGYAPGDEVRFMFVVNARGKRGRPLPEGFYGNALTFGVARTTAGELCSGPLGRAVELIVAAMARVAADNYAQSVADALVLLGRPRFTTARTYLVTDLTKANLHNVDLGWGLPVYGGPATTTLATFHIPAAGGGITVPMCLPPRAMERFTANVRAGLSEASSHRGRSSGVESAVLSRM; encoded by the exons ATGGCCGCCACGTCCCTGGCATTCGTGGCGCGCCGCGGCGAGCCGGAGCTGGTTGCGCCGGCCGGGCCGACGCCACGCGAGCTCAAGCGGCTCTCGGACCTCGACGACCAGGAGAGCCTCCGGTTCTACCGCTCCGGCATCTACTTCTACCGGGGCTGCCCCTCGCGGGCGCGCGCCGACCCGGCCAGGGTCGTACGCGACGGGCTGGCCGCGGCGCTCGTGCACTACTACCCCATCGCCGGGCGGCTCCGCGAGCTGCCCGGCAGGAAGCTCGCGGTGGACTGCACCGGCGAGGGGGTGTGGTTCGTCGAGGCCGACGCAGACGTCGCGTTGGACGAGTTCGGCGACACGCTGTGCCCGCCGGTCCCTTGCGCTGGCCAGCTCCTGTGCTTGCCGGAGAGCAACTGCGCCGTCGTTGTCGACCGTCCACTGCTCTACGTTCAA GTGACGAGGTTGAGGTGCGGAGGCTTCGTGTTCGGCATCCAGGTGTGCCATAACCTCATGGACGCGCCGGGCGTCACGCAGTTCCTGCAGGCCGTCGGCGAGCTGGCGGGCGGCATGGAGGCGCCAAGCGTGCGGCCGGTGTGGGCGAGGGAGCTGCTCGACGCGCGCGACCCCCCGTGCCCCAGCTACCAGCACCCCGAGTACGAGCTGGCGGCCGACGCGGCCAACGACAGGCTCCGTCCGGGCGCCGAGCTCGTGCACCGGGCGTTCCTCTTCGGCCCCAAGGAGCTGTCCTCGCTGAGGGACCAGCTACCGCCGCGGATGAGGTTGCGGTGCTCCCGGTTCCTGCTGCTGTCGGCGTTCGCGTGGCGCTGCCGGACCGCGGCGCTCGGGTACGCGCCCGGCGACGAGGTGCGGTTCATGTTCGTGGTGAACGCCCGCGGGAAGCGCGGCCGGCCACTCCCCGAGGGGTTCTACGGGAACGCGCTCACCTTCGGCGTGGCGCGGACGACGGCCGGCGAGCTCTGCTCGGGACCGCTGGGCCGCGCCGTGGAGCTGATCGTAGCTGCGATGGCGCGGGTCGCCGCCGACAACTACGCACAGTCGGTGGCCGACGCGCTGGTGCTGCTCGGGCGGCCACGGTTCACGACGGCGCGGACGTACCTTGTGACGGATCTGACCAAGGCGAACCTGCACAATGTGGACCTCGGATGGGGCCTGCCGGTGTACGGCGGGCCGGCCACGACGACGCTGGCCACGTTCCACATTCCTGCGGCCGGCGGGGGGATCACCGTGCCGATGTGCCTGCCGCCACGCGCCATGGAGAGGTTCACGGCCAATGTGCGCGCGGGGCTCTCGGAGGCTTCTTCGCACCGTGGGCGTTCTAGTGGCGTGGAGTCGGCCGTGCTGTCGAGGATGTAG